Proteins from a single region of Thermoanaerobaculales bacterium:
- a CDS encoding sulfatase, whose amino-acid sequence MTVKRLALLVLATAACGLVAMVAVRQLQPRAPRVDVADATVPAHYFTAAGRDVGDVLGCRLTAFESSPWEIWGHPPQPCAAVRGWTGANSWGSWAFGASSAVTFWLDETDWQRMTVRARAYDGLPDEALQTLRIELPGFTSDPVAVPAHWARLTFDIAPGALRAGANEVVLRFAHRTSPAAAGRGKDELPLAAAVEEISLSRSGARGDGRAGAAPGQVFDRGSGRFRIDRSGTLVVPAVVPPDTSEIEVELEVEAGGAAARRGAKIEIAVADVDGRRTERDAFEVATSRLTGAARTVRRRIPAEGLAGATCLITIAVDLAEGATIAVTPPRFEPGLPAAEPAQPAGEAGRRPDIVVITLDAARSDHFSCYGYHRPTTPAIDRFAADALVFEHAFALAPYTLCSVPTMITGLSFFDHGVTSHDSTLSEQATTLAEHLRAAGYRTACFSATPNNSSAKGFDQGYDQFVELWREVSQARARQPHYVTDRVTEWLRTLDEDRPLHLQVHYIPPHGPYVPEPRFDRFTDPSYDGACQGVFKTLTALEVGDLDPGQGCLEEVIGLYDGNLLNVDHAVGELLEALQRRERWRDTVLLITADHGEAFLEHGRMHHNSTVFDEMLRVPFILRVPDWIDAGTVDLGRMVTLADIVPTMLAAAALRPSSRLEGVDLLARSAGSPQTRTVIACNTDKPPLLGLRTARWKAILSPTGHGALYDLERDPGELDNLVFTDRSTFAGLGLLLTQRATAPRTLETSAERAAITEQDREMLRALGYVDGDE is encoded by the coding sequence ATGACCGTCAAGCGCCTTGCTCTCCTCGTGCTCGCGACTGCCGCCTGCGGGCTGGTGGCGATGGTGGCTGTCAGGCAGCTGCAGCCGCGGGCGCCGCGTGTCGACGTCGCCGACGCGACCGTGCCCGCCCACTACTTCACCGCCGCCGGCCGGGACGTCGGCGACGTCCTTGGATGCCGGCTGACTGCCTTCGAAAGCTCGCCGTGGGAGATCTGGGGTCATCCGCCTCAGCCGTGCGCCGCCGTCCGCGGGTGGACCGGCGCCAATTCCTGGGGTTCGTGGGCCTTCGGAGCCTCGTCGGCGGTGACCTTCTGGCTCGACGAGACCGACTGGCAGCGCATGACCGTGCGCGCCAGGGCATACGACGGCCTTCCGGACGAGGCGCTGCAGACGCTCCGCATCGAGCTGCCGGGCTTCACCAGCGATCCGGTCGCGGTCCCTGCCCACTGGGCGCGCCTCACCTTCGACATCGCGCCGGGTGCGCTGCGGGCCGGCGCCAACGAAGTCGTGCTCCGCTTCGCCCATCGAACCTCGCCGGCCGCGGCCGGCCGCGGAAAGGACGAGCTCCCCCTGGCCGCCGCCGTCGAGGAGATCTCGCTCTCCAGATCGGGGGCGCGCGGCGACGGGCGGGCGGGCGCAGCCCCGGGGCAGGTGTTCGACCGGGGCTCCGGCCGCTTTCGCATCGATCGCTCCGGAACGCTGGTGGTGCCGGCCGTGGTCCCGCCGGACACGTCCGAGATCGAGGTCGAGCTCGAGGTCGAGGCGGGGGGCGCGGCCGCTCGACGAGGGGCGAAGATCGAGATCGCCGTCGCCGACGTCGACGGCCGCCGGACGGAGCGCGACGCCTTCGAGGTCGCCACCTCCCGGCTGACCGGCGCGGCGCGGACCGTTCGCCGCCGAATTCCCGCCGAGGGGTTGGCCGGGGCGACGTGCTTGATCACGATCGCGGTCGACCTCGCCGAGGGCGCAACGATCGCGGTGACGCCGCCACGGTTCGAGCCCGGGCTGCCGGCCGCCGAGCCTGCCCAGCCCGCAGGCGAAGCCGGCCGCCGGCCGGACATCGTCGTCATCACCCTCGACGCGGCGCGCTCCGACCACTTCTCCTGCTACGGCTACCACCGGCCGACCACGCCTGCCATCGACCGCTTCGCCGCCGACGCGCTCGTGTTCGAGCACGCGTTCGCGCTCGCCCCCTACACGCTGTGCTCGGTGCCGACGATGATCACCGGCCTCTCCTTCTTCGACCACGGCGTCACCTCTCACGACAGCACCCTCAGCGAGCAGGCGACGACCCTCGCCGAGCACCTGCGGGCAGCCGGCTACCGCACGGCCTGCTTCTCGGCCACGCCCAACAACTCCTCGGCCAAGGGCTTCGATCAGGGCTACGACCAGTTCGTCGAGCTCTGGCGCGAGGTGTCGCAGGCCAGGGCGCGCCAGCCACACTACGTGACCGACCGGGTCACCGAGTGGCTGCGCACCCTCGACGAGGATCGGCCGCTCCACCTCCAGGTCCACTACATCCCGCCGCACGGCCCGTACGTGCCCGAGCCGCGCTTCGACCGTTTCACCGACCCCTCGTACGACGGCGCCTGCCAGGGCGTCTTCAAGACGCTCACCGCGCTCGAGGTCGGGGACCTCGACCCCGGCCAGGGCTGCCTCGAGGAGGTGATCGGGCTGTATGACGGCAACCTGCTCAACGTCGACCACGCCGTCGGCGAGCTCCTGGAGGCGCTCCAGCGCCGCGAGCGGTGGCGCGACACGGTCCTGCTGATCACCGCTGACCACGGTGAGGCCTTCCTCGAGCACGGCCGGATGCACCACAACAGCACCGTTTTCGACGAGATGCTCAGGGTGCCGTTCATTCTCAGGGTCCCGGACTGGATCGACGCCGGGACCGTCGACCTGGGCCGCATGGTGACGCTGGCCGACATCGTCCCGACGATGCTGGCCGCGGCCGCGCTCCGGCCCAGCTCCCGTCTCGAGGGCGTCGACCTGCTCGCCCGCTCCGCCGGCTCACCCCAGACCCGCACCGTGATCGCGTGCAACACCGACAAGCCGCCCCTGCTCGGCCTGCGCACGGCCCGCTGGAAGGCGATTCTCAGCCCCACGGGCCACGGGGCGCTCTACGACCTCGAGCGCGATCCCGGCGAGCTCGACAACCTGGTGTTCACTGATCGGTCGACGTTCGCCGGCCTCGGGCTGCTGCTGACCCAGCGCGCCACCGCGCCACGCACGCTCGAAACGAGCGCCGAGCGCGCCGCGATCACCGAGCAGGACCGCGAGATGCTGCGCGCCCTCGGCTATGTCGACGGCGACGAGTAG